Proteins encoded within one genomic window of Brachybacterium sp. P6-10-X1:
- a CDS encoding lysine N(6)-hydroxylase/L-ornithine N(5)-oxygenase family protein, protein MVHDLIGIGIGPFGLGAAALADPLDDVDALFLDQAPGFRWHPGMMLEDATLQVPFLADLVTLADPTSPYSFLAFLKATGRLYPFYIRESFYPLRTEYEAYCRWVAEQLDCLRWRRRVIAVEHAAGPPGGPAATSAGSPADGEHFAVTAEVLDEDGEVIGHEIHRGRRLALGAGTRPSLPPALSGLAESSASPGTPADPTAGPVIHSAEYLEHRQQLLARGSITLVGSGQSAAEIYRDLLEDACARGTRLDWITRSPRFFPMEYTKLTLEMTSPEYTDHHRSLSEAQRDELGRSQRALHQGISGDLIDDIHEALYRLSQGGRELPTTLLSDVAVTSARRDPDTGEAVLGLRHGSLGTEREHRTGAVVAATGYRAAVPDFLAPLGDRIRLDRAGRLDVSREYTVDTAGRIHVLGTEIHTHGVTAPDLGFGPWRASVVLAAITGREPYPIERSIAFQTFGLPPQESTSTASR, encoded by the coding sequence ATGGTCCATGACCTGATCGGGATCGGGATCGGTCCCTTCGGTCTCGGGGCGGCGGCTCTCGCCGACCCCCTCGACGACGTCGACGCGCTGTTCCTCGACCAGGCCCCGGGGTTCCGCTGGCATCCCGGGATGATGCTCGAGGACGCCACCCTCCAGGTGCCCTTCCTCGCGGACCTGGTGACCCTCGCCGACCCGACCTCGCCCTACTCCTTCCTCGCCTTCCTCAAGGCCACCGGTCGGCTCTACCCCTTCTACATCCGCGAGTCGTTCTACCCGCTGCGCACCGAGTACGAGGCCTACTGCCGCTGGGTCGCCGAGCAGCTGGACTGCCTGCGCTGGCGGAGGCGTGTGATCGCCGTCGAACATGCTGCGGGTCCCCCCGGCGGCCCCGCCGCGACCTCCGCCGGGTCCCCTGCCGACGGCGAGCACTTCGCCGTGACGGCCGAGGTCCTCGACGAGGACGGCGAGGTGATCGGTCACGAGATCCACCGCGGGCGGCGCCTGGCGCTCGGCGCCGGGACGCGACCCTCCCTGCCTCCCGCCCTGTCGGGCCTCGCCGAGAGCTCCGCCTCCCCGGGGACGCCGGCAGATCCGACGGCAGGGCCCGTGATCCACAGCGCCGAGTACCTCGAACATCGCCAGCAGCTCCTGGCCCGCGGGTCGATCACTCTCGTGGGCAGCGGTCAGTCCGCCGCCGAGATCTACCGCGATCTCCTCGAGGATGCCTGTGCGCGGGGGACCCGGTTGGACTGGATCACGCGCTCGCCGCGGTTCTTCCCGATGGAGTACACCAAGCTCACCCTCGAGATGACCTCCCCGGAGTACACGGACCATCACCGCAGCCTGTCCGAGGCCCAGCGCGATGAGCTGGGCCGCAGTCAGCGCGCCCTCCACCAGGGCATCAGCGGCGACCTGATCGACGACATCCACGAGGCGCTCTACCGCCTCAGCCAGGGCGGGAGAGAACTGCCCACGACTCTGCTGAGCGACGTCGCCGTCACCTCCGCCCGTCGGGATCCGGACACGGGGGAGGCCGTCCTCGGCCTCCGGCACGGCAGTCTCGGCACCGAGCGCGAGCACCGCACGGGCGCCGTCGTGGCGGCGACCGGCTACCGGGCCGCAGTGCCCGACTTCCTCGCTCCGCTCGGGGACCGGATCCGCCTCGACCGCGCCGGGCGGCTCGATGTCAGCCGCGAGTACACCGTCGACACCGCCGGGCGCATCCACGTGCTGGGCACCGAGATCCACACCCACGGCGTCACCGCGCCGGACCTCGGCTTCGGTCCCTGGCGCGCCAGCGTCGTCCTCGCCGCGATCACCGGGCGCGAGCCGTACCCGATCGAGCGCAGCATCGCGTTCCAGACCTTCGGTCTGCCGCCCCAGGAATCCACGTCGACCGCATCGCGCTGA
- a CDS encoding pyridoxal-dependent decarboxylase has protein sequence MPELSPRPQRTLTTATDPSPALLGAASAEEYSAVLHEVVDTLAERFRTVAAPSAGPDRRHLRALVEAVELDAAGIGCRDALREADHLYAEHAVWFHHPAYTAHLNCPVAMPAVAAEAMLAAINTSVDTYDQSLVATYMERRLIDWTVGRIGLTGGDGVFTSGGTQSNLQGLFLARERALRDLDGSRRENLPRLRLLVGAAGHFSVARAALLLGLDEGAVITVGGDGDGRLDPDAVAREVTRLESAGDVVMAVSATAGTTDRGTIDPLASIARLCAEHGVWLHVDAAYGGGLLLSPTRRHLLEGVEQADSVTVDFHKTFFQPVSSSAILVRDPAVLSAATWHADYLNPAAEASGEDAEPNQVDKSLQTTRRFDALKLWTTLRALGPERLGEMVDAVCDLAAEVTELLEHDADFAVLGGSDLSTVLFRFHPASIDAASADRLVPLIRRVLLDSGRAMVARTTLDGTPWLKMTLLNPEATLGDLTAVLDLVRAAGRGLLAGSDIADHDLSVRDPSPSHGQEPAIASGSAGSAGTAGARR, from the coding sequence ATGCCAGAGCTGTCGCCGCGTCCGCAGAGGACCCTGACCACCGCCACGGATCCGTCCCCTGCTCTCCTCGGCGCCGCGAGCGCCGAGGAGTACTCCGCCGTCCTCCACGAGGTCGTCGACACGCTCGCCGAGCGCTTTCGCACCGTCGCCGCCCCGTCGGCCGGCCCCGACCGGCGGCACCTGCGCGCCCTGGTGGAAGCCGTCGAGCTGGACGCCGCCGGGATCGGGTGCCGCGACGCCCTGCGCGAGGCGGATCATCTCTACGCCGAGCACGCGGTGTGGTTCCACCATCCCGCCTACACCGCGCATCTGAACTGCCCGGTGGCGATGCCGGCGGTGGCCGCCGAGGCGATGCTCGCAGCGATCAACACCTCTGTGGACACCTACGACCAGTCCCTGGTCGCGACCTACATGGAGCGCCGACTCATCGACTGGACCGTCGGCCGGATCGGTCTGACCGGCGGCGACGGGGTCTTCACCTCCGGCGGCACGCAGTCGAACCTGCAGGGTCTCTTCCTGGCCCGGGAGCGGGCGCTGCGGGATCTCGACGGGTCGCGGCGGGAGAACCTGCCCCGCCTGCGTCTGCTCGTCGGAGCCGCCGGACACTTCTCCGTGGCCCGGGCCGCGCTGCTGCTGGGACTGGACGAGGGTGCGGTGATCACGGTGGGCGGTGACGGGGACGGCCGACTCGACCCTGATGCGGTGGCGCGGGAGGTCACGCGCCTGGAATCGGCCGGTGACGTGGTCATGGCGGTCTCCGCCACCGCCGGCACCACCGATCGCGGCACCATCGACCCGCTGGCGTCGATCGCGCGGCTCTGCGCGGAGCACGGCGTGTGGCTGCACGTGGATGCGGCCTACGGGGGAGGTCTCCTCCTCTCGCCCACCCGGCGGCACCTGCTCGAGGGCGTCGAGCAGGCCGACTCGGTCACGGTCGACTTCCACAAGACCTTCTTCCAGCCCGTCTCCTCGAGCGCGATCCTGGTGCGCGACCCCGCCGTCCTCTCCGCGGCGACCTGGCACGCGGACTATCTCAATCCCGCCGCCGAGGCGAGCGGCGAGGACGCCGAGCCCAATCAGGTCGACAAGTCCCTGCAGACCACCCGCCGCTTCGACGCGCTCAAGCTCTGGACCACTCTGCGCGCCCTCGGTCCCGAGCGGCTCGGGGAGATGGTCGATGCGGTCTGCGACCTCGCCGCAGAGGTGACGGAACTGCTCGAGCATGATGCGGACTTCGCCGTGCTGGGAGGCAGCGATCTGAGCACCGTCCTGTTCCGCTTCCATCCCGCCTCGATCGACGCTGCGAGCGCGGACCGCTTGGTGCCCCTGATCCGCCGGGTGCTGCTGGACTCAGGACGCGCCATGGTCGCGCGGACCACCCTCGACGGCACCCCGTGGCTGAAGATGACGCTGCTGAACCCCGAGGCCACCCTCGGCGATCTCACCGCTGTGCTCGACCTGGTGCGGGCCGCCGGACGCGGCCTCCTCGCCGGCTCGGACATCGCCGACCACGACCTCTCCGTCCGGGATCCTTCACCCTCCCACGGGCAGGAGCCGGCGATCGCCTCCGGTTCCGCCGGGAGCGCGGGCACGGCGGGAGCCCGGCGATGA